A stretch of Rhizobium sp. TH2 DNA encodes these proteins:
- a CDS encoding RT0821/Lpp0805 family surface protein translates to MGLGGDETDTKITTNSVDSAVYKAPADTVSDEATIRNAVSSADLSRMSQSVSIPWANTTTGSAGVINSIREENNGSYVCRTFITTRHSYRGISNYGGKACLVGSGDWQIIAFKEMT, encoded by the coding sequence ATGGGGTTAGGCGGGGACGAAACCGACACCAAGATTACCACCAATTCGGTCGACAGCGCAGTCTATAAGGCGCCGGCGGATACCGTTTCCGACGAAGCGACGATCCGCAACGCCGTGTCTTCCGCCGACTTGAGCCGCATGTCGCAGAGCGTGTCCATCCCCTGGGCCAACACGACCACGGGCAGCGCCGGTGTCATCAATTCCATCCGCGAAGAGAACAACGGCTCCTATGTTTGCCGGACGTTCATCACCACGCGGCACTCCTATCGCGGCATCTCGAACTATGGCGGCAAGGCCTGCCTCGTCGGCTCGGGAGACTGGCAGATCATCGCATTCAAGGAAATGACGTAA
- the pdxH gene encoding pyridoxamine 5'-phosphate oxidase has product MSGNELTTSDFTQENEPFSLFGTWLKEAESAEPNDPNGLALATVDADGMPNVRMVLLKSFDLDGFVFFTNYESRKGQELLGQKKAAMVFHWKSLRRQVRVRGDIETVSDAEADAYFETRARGSRIGAWASKQSRPLESRFALEKAVAEYTMKFGIGHIPRPAHWSGFRLRPVSIEFWADRPFRLHDRVEFARAGEGWEKVRMYP; this is encoded by the coding sequence ATGAGCGGAAATGAGTTAACAACCAGTGACTTCACCCAGGAAAATGAACCATTTTCTCTGTTTGGCACATGGCTGAAGGAGGCCGAATCGGCTGAGCCGAACGACCCGAACGGGCTGGCGCTCGCCACCGTCGACGCGGATGGCATGCCCAATGTCCGCATGGTGCTTCTCAAATCCTTCGATCTGGACGGATTTGTGTTCTTCACCAATTATGAGAGCAGAAAAGGCCAGGAACTGCTCGGGCAGAAGAAGGCGGCGATGGTGTTCCATTGGAAATCACTGCGCCGCCAGGTGCGTGTCCGTGGCGACATCGAGACCGTTTCCGACGCCGAAGCCGACGCTTATTTCGAAACCCGCGCCCGCGGCAGCCGCATCGGCGCCTGGGCGTCGAAACAGTCCCGCCCGCTCGAAAGCCGCTTCGCATTGGAAAAGGCGGTCGCCGAATACACGATGAAATTCGGCATCGGCCACATCCCGCGCCCCGCCCACTGGTCGGGCTTCCGGCTACGGCCGGTCTCGATCGAATTCTGGGCGGATAGGCCTTTCCGGCTGCATGACCGGGTGGAATTCGCCCGGGCAGGCGAGGGCTGGGAGAAGGTGCGGATGTATCCGTGA
- a CDS encoding polysaccharide deacetylase family protein: MLRFIKSLTSPAVKRAVITSGLEVSAVLDGLGLSSGTRGLGAIFTLHHVRPRFIRPFHPNDILEITPEFLDEALTTLAARGYEFIRLEDVPARLANPDAKRPFACFTLDDGNRNNKTEATPVFTRHNAPFTIFLTKGFIEGTHSLWWETLEALLNKVPAFDFDFGLGTEPVPAATHEQKLAAFGRVTDFVSTSDEARAVSQLDEEARRHGIDPLAITRELTMRANELRELAENPLVSYGAHTVSHRGLARLPEADARREIEQSVQAVEAMTGKRANGFAYTYGDARSVSARERQLLREFGIPIGVTTRPGVLTSDMAADMTALPRISFNGLYQKGRYVRALASGIPFKMAK, translated from the coding sequence ATGTTACGCTTCATCAAGAGCCTGACCTCCCCCGCCGTGAAGCGCGCGGTGATCACATCCGGGCTCGAAGTTTCGGCCGTGCTCGACGGGCTCGGCCTGTCCTCCGGAACGCGCGGACTGGGGGCGATCTTCACGCTGCACCACGTGCGGCCGCGTTTCATCAGGCCCTTTCATCCCAACGATATCCTCGAGATCACGCCGGAATTCCTCGACGAGGCGCTGACGACGCTTGCCGCACGCGGCTACGAATTCATCCGCCTCGAAGACGTTCCGGCACGGCTTGCAAACCCGGATGCAAAACGCCCGTTCGCCTGCTTCACGCTGGATGACGGCAATCGCAACAACAAGACCGAAGCCACGCCCGTCTTCACGCGTCACAATGCGCCCTTCACGATCTTCCTCACCAAGGGCTTCATCGAAGGCACGCATTCGCTGTGGTGGGAAACGCTGGAAGCACTGCTCAACAAGGTGCCAGCTTTCGATTTCGACTTCGGCCTCGGCACCGAGCCGGTGCCGGCGGCAACGCATGAGCAGAAGCTCGCCGCGTTCGGCCGGGTCACCGATTTCGTGAGCACATCGGACGAGGCGCGCGCTGTCTCGCAACTCGACGAAGAGGCGCGGCGGCATGGCATCGATCCATTGGCCATCACGCGCGAACTCACCATGCGGGCCAACGAACTGCGAGAACTGGCGGAAAATCCACTCGTCTCCTATGGTGCGCATACGGTCAGCCATCGCGGGCTTGCGCGACTGCCCGAAGCGGACGCCCGGCGCGAGATCGAGCAATCGGTGCAAGCGGTCGAGGCGATGACGGGCAAACGGGCAAACGGCTTTGCCTATACCTATGGCGATGCCCGCTCTGTATCGGCGCGCGAGCGACAGCTCTTGAGAGAGTTCGGCATTCCCATCGGCGTCACGACGCGGCCGGGGGTACTGACATCGGATATGGCTGCCGACATGACGGCGCTACCGCGCATCTCGTTCAACGGGCTGTATCAGAAGGGCCGCTATGTCAGGGCGCTGGCGAGCGGGATTCCGTTCAAGATGGCGAAGTAA